The genome window GGCACGGCCAGGCCGTGTCTTGTCTATGAACCTCAATTCGGCTCAAGGATTGCGACTTGGTTCGACTGAGACCAATCAAGATACTCCTTGCCGGTCTCGCTGTCGACACTGCGGCCATGATGCCCTGGAATGCCTTGTCCGGAGCAACGGCCGAAGAACTGCTTGAGCGGAGACGACTGGTGCCTGGGCCAGGACTGAACCAGTTAGCTCACCGGTAACCTGAATCCTGAGCTCGGGTCTCAAACCTTGACTGAACCCAGACCTAAGCCGGCAACTGACAGCCTTTCTGATGCGACATGTGAACCAGACTTTGAGTCCGCAAGTCAGAATCTGAATGACGAACCATTTCAAACAGGTCGTAACTAGCTACTTCAAGTCCTTACTCATCAAGCACTTGAGACGCTATCTAAGTCATCGTTTCAACCCTAGACTCAGGTAACAGTTGATAGAACGTCTCAGCTAGGGTTTCAGAACTCTACTCAGATGGGGAGTCACTCCCGGGGTCACTGGGTAACCCCCTGTCCGTGTCCTCATCTTTGTGCCCAATAGCCCCCCTGTGGTATAACATTCTGCTCGCTAATAACTTGTCAAGACCGTCGGCTGACTGGGCCGGGTTCCGGAGAAATCAGCGAGCAGAAGTTGAAGTTACGGTAACGGCTAGTCTTCGAGCGAATCGGCCAGAAGCTCGGCAACGTCTGCAACCCGCAGGTCAAGCTCCATAGTCTTGACCGAGTCCTCGAACATCTGCAGACAGTATGGACAGGCAACCGCAAGTACCTTGGCCCCTGTCCTGGCCGCTTGCCTCACCCTGATGTCAGACAAACGCTCTCCCTTAGGCCAGTCAAGCCACAACCCTCCTCCTCCGCCGCCACAGCACACGCTCTGTTCCCGGTTGAAGTCCGGGATTTCCACTAACTCGACGCCCGGAATGCTCGAAAGCACCCGCCGTGGCTCTTCATAAATGCCGCACTGTCGCCCCAGTGTGCAGGGGTCATGGTAGGTAACCTTTGCTGTCAATTCCTTCTTTGGTCTGATGCGCCCTTCCGTGATAAGACGGTCGAACAACTGGGTCTCGTGAACCAGCTCCCGGTTTCTGGCCAGGTCTGGGTAGTCCCGACGAAATCCGTTGAAACAATGGGGCGATGTGAACAGGAGTCTTCTGACCTCTGGCCGATCAACAAGCGCGGTGTTGGCCCCGGCCAGGTGAGTAAACACTTCCTCGGCTCCAGCCTTGCGCAACGCCTCTCCGCAGCACATCTGGCCCGTGCCCAGGACCCCAAATGAGACTTTGGCGTGTCTAAGGACCCTGACCAAGGCCCGGCTGACCGCCTGGCACCGCGGGTCATAGTCCGCGGTACAGCAGCTGAACCATGCAAAATCCACGCCTTTTTCAAAGGTCGGCACGTCCAGTCCCTTGGCCCAGGCAAATCGTTCCTCGGGTGCGCCACCCAATGGATTGCCAGTGCTGTAGCAGTGGTGTATCGTTGCGCCAAGCGCTTGAGGTACCGACTGGTTCTCAACCAGGATACGTCGGATCGCACGCAGCACCGCCGGGATGTCCACCCCCCGCGGACACCGGGCAAGGCATGCTTCGCAACCAACGCACCGGTACAACTCTGTTACTTCGGCTGCAACCTCATCCTTGTCTTCGGTATTCAGCACTGCTCCAAGCTTGACCGCTTGAGGTAGTCGGTACACAAGGAAGTCTACTTTCTCAAGCTGATACCACGGGCAGAGTGCCATGCACATTCCACACTGGTAACACTTGAGCGCCTCGCTGCCGCCGTATTCGATAATTAGGTCGCGGATTTCAGAATCAGGAACAAGTAGCTTGGCCATGACTGCCTATTCTTGCTCGATTTACCCTGTTCGTCAAGCGAAAACGTTGCCGCTCGAAACTCTGGTTGTTGGGTGCTCTGGATGTTGAACCAAGCTGTCGCCGACAATACCGTGAGCAGGCCTAGCTGAATCCAATGTGTCCTGTATAGTCTCGACTCCTGAGACATCCGGAGACAGAAATCTCATACTATGAGACGCGGACCCACTGAATATATAACACAAACAGACAAGAGTCACGGCCACTGGCTAGGGCAACCACGCTACTTCTCAATGGGTTAGCCAGCAACGCAGGGCATCTACGAGTCAGGGCTCAAACCGAGCAAAGTCTGGCATGACCTTTGCAGTTCCTTTTCCCAATGATAGCTATGTCCTGGCCAAGACACACTGGCGGAACGGCGTTTGTACCGTTTGGCAGTAACCAAGGCCGGTTCGCGTGCCATAACGTCGGGCCAGCCGTTGAGACTCAATGGGTTAGCAGACCGATGTTTGTACACCGTGTGTTGAACGCAACGCAACAGGAAGATTGCGCCAGTGCCAGTCTGGCACAACCAGCAGGGCACTGGCGGTCAAAGGAGGAATCAAATGAAGAACGCTGTCGATCTGCGCATAGTCCTAGTGCTGGTAGGCTTCCTTACCCTAGCCCGTGGGGTGGAAGTAAGAGACCTGTATCCGCGGCATGACAACTACTGGAGCGGACGGGTTATGAACGGAAAGCGCGGCTTTTCCAAGCACAATGCGGACATGATGTACGGCAAGGACCCGCCGGACGACAAGTGGCAGGGCTGGACCAAGGTGGATATCGCTGACATCCCGGACAACGCGACCATCACTCAGGCTAGCTTCTTCTACTACGTCGTGTCCCAGAGTGAACCCGCGCCCCATACGTACGTCACGCTCGTTGCCGAGGACCCGGTCAGTGCCGAACCAGATGCTCTCTGGAACGGCATAGTAAGCGGCACGGTCGTCGCGCCGGACTTCGTGTC of candidate division WOR-3 bacterium contains these proteins:
- a CDS encoding (Fe-S)-binding protein, which encodes MAKLLVPDSEIRDLIIEYGGSEALKCYQCGMCMALCPWYQLEKVDFLVYRLPQAVKLGAVLNTEDKDEVAAEVTELYRCVGCEACLARCPRGVDIPAVLRAIRRILVENQSVPQALGATIHHCYSTGNPLGGAPEERFAWAKGLDVPTFEKGVDFAWFSCCTADYDPRCQAVSRALVRVLRHAKVSFGVLGTGQMCCGEALRKAGAEEVFTHLAGANTALVDRPEVRRLLFTSPHCFNGFRRDYPDLARNRELVHETQLFDRLITEGRIRPKKELTAKVTYHDPCTLGRQCGIYEEPRRVLSSIPGVELVEIPDFNREQSVCCGGGGGGLWLDWPKGERLSDIRVRQAARTGAKVLAVACPYCLQMFEDSVKTMELDLRVADVAELLADSLED